The Fluviispira sanaruensis sequence ATAAACCAGAAAGCGCTAGTTTATCATAATATGGTGTAAAAGAATACTCATGCTTTGGATACAGCCATTGCCCATTTTGAGGTTTAAAACTCTCTAGAAGAATAACCCAAATGTAAAGAGGCTCTTTACCGCTTAAACTATTCTGAACTTGATTTTTTAATTCAGCACCAATTTTATTGTGTGTTAAGATAGGTTCATCTTGGATAATATTATAAATATCATCATCAGATATTTGAACTTGTGTAGAATCTTTTTTATACCGCCATCTATATAATATTCTATAATCACTATCTAAATTTCGAATATATTTATCATTTTCAGACAACTGTTCAAAAAGAAGATAGATAAAATTCTCGGTAACTGACTTAGTGGCAATATTTGCTGAAAATCTCTTAAAAAAACTTGACTCACTTATTAAATTCTTAGAAACCAATAAAAAGATAGACAGAAGACTAATCACTATTAATTTCAATATTGAAAATTTCATAAAACGAGCTTGTCTAATCTTAATTAATAGAAAAATAAAAGCTAAATTCAAAAGTACCACAAACAAATATCTAAAATTAAAAATCATATTAAAACTAGAGCTCAAAAAATTCAAATCAAGCAAAAATTTTAAGTGCAACTTACTCATTCCTGACTTGTAAAAATCAGTATAAATTATATACATAGAAAGAAACGATGCAATTAATAAATTAACTACAAAAAAAGTTTTTATTTTAAATTTTTTTCTATTTAAAATAAAAATTATTGGTAAAAATAATAATATCAGAATAATTGATATTAAAAAATCATTTGCAAGCATGATATACAGAGAAATAAATCTATTTAAGTTTCCTTTTACCAATTCAAAACCCAAATCATTCATTGTAAAAAAATGTATAATTGTTAAGTTAAAGAAAAAAATTAGAAACTGGACTGATATCAATTCTAAAGTATTTTTTTTAATATTAGAAATTGCTTTCAATTATCCTCCAAATAAATTTTACTTTTTATTAATTTAAAAAGATTAAAAATACAATTACTAAACACAGATTAACTAACTATTACAATATATTTCTAAAAGTCAAGGATATTTAGATCCTCAATAATCTCTATATAATCTTAAGATTGGAACCCATTGAGAAAGCTTTCAACATTTTTACCCAACTCAGCAACTAAATAACCGCCTTCTTGTAAAATAATTGTCGGCTTATTGAGTAGTTTTAACTCTTTTCCGAGAATATAAAAATCATCTATAGACATATTAAAATGTCCAATAGGGTCTCCTGCTTCAATGTCAAAACCTGCAGATAAAATAATATAATCTGGATCCATTATTTTAAACGCTTTTTTAATTCCCTTTTGCAAAGCAATAAAGTATTCTTTGGGAGAACATAGAGGCATCAGAGGTATATTTAAATTGTAGTTTACTCCATCATCTATACCTATTTCATCTTCAAATCCTGTAAAGTATGGATATTCAATTTTTGGATGCGCATGAATACTCAAATAAAAAATATCGGAAGAATCATAAAAAATACTTTGCGTACCATTTCCATGGTGAAAGTCAAAATCAATTATCATTACGTTACCAGATCTAACCAAATATTTAGCTGCAATCGCTGTATTATTAAGGTAACAATATCCCCCAAACATATTTTTAGACGCATGGTGCCCTGGAGGACGACAAAGAGCATAAGTGGCTTCACCTGTTTTTTTTGTGTGCATCGCTGCAGAATATGCTGCGCTAGCAGATGCCACAGCCGCACTCCAAGTATGATTCATCAATGAAGTTCCAGCATCAAAACAGTAATATCCTGCCCTTTTTGGAATAAAAGGTTCATGTCGAGAAATTCTATTATCGCATGGAAAGACATAGGGGCAAATAATTTCATCGTTTTTAAGGTTTTGCGCCGATTCCAAAAACTTAAGGTAGTCTTCATCATGTACACTTAATAAAGCGTCATAGGGAAGAATATCTGGCACAACTATCTCGTAATTACCTGCTATTTTAAAAGCTTTTAAAATCGAATCAATTCTACTGACTTTGTCATTATAAGAATGAGCTTTTCCATTATAAACTTCTTTTTTAATTACATGTTTTTTTTGCAGTGAACTATAGAAAATTTTCATGCATTAAAGACTCTCTTTTAAATGTTAATATTTAAATTCAATAAAAATTCTAATTATATAAGACTACCAAATTTAAAAAGATCTTTAAAAAAAGTTAAACTTGTAAATTTTAAAAATCTTTCTAGTATAGTATCAAATTATTTGGCCTGTCAAAGAGCCCCAAAGGAGCAACCATGCTAAGCAAACTAAAAATACCAAGAATTATTGGCCATCGTGGCGCAAAAGGATACGCACCAGAAAACACTCTCAGTTCATTTCGGAAAGCTAAAGAACTTGGTGCATCATGGGTGGAGTTTGATGTCAAAGAAACCGAAGATGGTGTTCTCGTAATTATGCATGATGATGATTTAGACAGAACCACTAATGGAAAAGGCCCAATGGCAAAAACTCCTTGGAAAGAGGTCAAAGAACTTGATGCAGGAGCTTGGTTTAATGAAACATTTAAAGGAGAAAAGATTCCAACCTTCGAAGAAACTCTTCTTCTTTTAAAAGAATTAAATTTAGGTGCAAATATCGAAATTAAACCTTGCATTAATCGCGATGAGCGCACTGCAGTTGCAGTTGCAAATACAATTTTAAATAAATGGCCAAAAGAACTACCTCCCCCACTTGTTTCAAGTTTTAGCATGGAAGCATTAAAGTTTGCAAAAAGAACTCATTCAGAATTGATTATTGGGGCATTATTTGAGACACTTCCAGCGGATTGGGAAAAAATAGCTAAAGAGGTTCAAGCACAAACTATAAATATTGATCAAGATATAATTACGCTTGAATTAATATCTAAAATTAACAATAAAGGGTATCCTGTTCTTGCATATACAGTAAATGATAAGAAAAGAGCAAATGATTTATTTAATTTAGGCGTTCACTCTATTTTTACAGATTATCCATGGAAGGATTAATATGAAAATCAAAGCAATATCTTCACTTATACTCATAACATATATTTCTCCCGCGTTTTCCGCAACAGATATTCAATTTTGGCACGGTCTTAGTGGTCAGGCCGCTGAAGTAATAGGAGATCTTACAAAAGAATTCAATAAATCACAAAATGAATATAAGGTAACCGCAATTCGCAAAGGCAATTATCAAGAAACAATGATCGCTGGTATTGCTGCATATAGATCAAAGAAACAACCAGATATCATCCAAATTTATGAAGTTGGTACTGCAACAATGATAAATGCTAAAGGGGCTACTATACCAATTTCAAAACTTATGACAGATAATAAAATAGAATTTGACACAAAAGATATAATTCTTCCTGTTCGTTCTTATTATAGCAGTGGTGACCAACTCCTATCATTTCCATTTAACAGTTCAGCTCCGATTATGTATTACAATAAAAATTTATTTAAAAAAGCTGGTCTTGATGTTAATAATCCTCCAAAAACTTGGGATGAACTTTTTCTTTACGCAGAAAAAATTAAGAAATCAAATCCTAAAAAATGCGGATTTACAACTACCTGGCCAGCATGGATTCAACTCGAAAATTTTAGTGCATGGCATAATGTTTCTTACGCTTCTCAAAGCAATGGTATGGAAGGAAACTCTCCAACATTAAAATTTAACTCTCAGACTCATATTAAACATTGGGAAAATATTCAAAAAGCATATAAAGAAGGATATTTTACATATTTTGGCAGAACAACGGAAGCAGAATTATCTTTCACCACAGAAAAATGTGGCATTATTCTCGATTCAACTGGTTCTTATGGTAAAGTAAAAGAAGCAAATATTGATTTCGCAGTGTCTCAATTGCCATATTACGATAAAGTAACTGGCGCACCTCAAAATACAATTATTGGCGGAGCCAGTCTTTGGGTTTTCAATGGCATTAGTAAAGAAAAACAAGCTGGTGCAGCTAAATTTATCTTATTTTTAAGCAGACCTGAAATCATGTCTAAATGGCACCAACTGAGTGGATATTTACCTGTCACCCAGACCTCTTTCGATCACTCTAAAAAGCAGGGATTTTATGAAAAAAACCCTGGATTTACTGTAGCAATTTCTGAATTGACCAACAAAGCGCCTTCCGAAAATTCAAAAGGTCTGAGAATAATTGGGCTACCAAATATTAGAAATATTGTTGAAGCAAATTTTGAATCTATGTTGTCTGAAAAAATGACTGCTCAAAAAGCATTAGATGACGCTGTCGAAAAGGGCAATGACATAATTAAAAAAGCGGGCAGGTAATAAGTGGAAAAGCGTGCGATATTTAACTCAAGGTTATTCCCTTATTTCTTTTTGGCTCCACAATTATTAATTTCATTTGCGTTTTTCTTTTGGCCTGCTTTACTTGCAATATGGCAATCTTTTCAAAAGGAAGACGCTTTTGGTTTAAGTTCTGAATTTGTTTGGTTTGAAAATTATATAGAAATATTTAAAGATTCAAATTATATTTCAGCAATTTTTGTTACAATTATTTTCAGTATTAGTGTAACATTAATTTGTCTTTTCTTTGCTTTATTTCTTGCTGCTTTAGCCAATAGAATTAAGGCTGGAAAAATATTCTATCAAACTCTTATTATCTGCCCTTATGCAGTCGCACCTGCAATAGCTGGTGTTCTTTGGTTTTTTCTCTTTAGTCCTTCCATTGGTTATTTATCTAATATTTTACATAATCTTGGTTTCCAATGGAATCCAAGTTTAAATGGAAATCATGCGCTTATTCTAATCATTTTGTCTGCGAGTTGGAAACAAATTAGCTATAATTTTTTATTTTATTTAGCAAGTTTACAATCAATTCCTAAATCTTTATTAGAAGCAGCTTCCATTGATGGCGCAAGCCCAGTGCGTCGCTTTATCGATATAGTCATTCCATTGATATCGCCAACAACATTTTTCTTATTCATCATGAACATGATTTATACTTTCTTTGATACATTTGGAATTATTTATACAACTACACATGGTGGACCAGGTTATTCGACTACAAACCTCGTTTATAAAGTTTATGTCGATGGAATAGTAAATTTAAATTTAGGAAGTTCTGCTGCTCAGTCTGTTATTTTAATGATATTTGTTTCATTTATAACAATATTACATTTTAGATTTGTTGAGAAAAAGGTGCACTATTAAATGGAAACAAAAAGAAATTTTTCAACAGCCTTGTCTCACATTATTTTAATTATCGGCATCATCGTCATTATTTTTCCAATTTATTATGCATTGGTTACTTCTTCTCAAACTTTACAAACCATTCTTTCAGGCAAAACGACACTCATGCCAGGTGGCAATTTTATAGAAAATTACAAGGAAATATTTTCTACAGACAAAAATATTATCCAAGGGATTTCAATTTGGAGATTACTTTTTAATAGCTTAATTGTTACTTTATGCATCACGCTTGGAAAAACAACTATATCTATTATGTCTGCCTATGCAATAGTTTATTTTAAATTTCCTTTGCAAAAAATATCCTTTGCACTTATTTTTTTAACTCTCATGCTTCCAATTGAAGTCCGAATAGTTCCAACTTTTCAAATGGCAGCCAATCTTAATTTTTTGGATACTTTTCAAGGATTATCAGTTCCACTCATAGCTTCAGCAACTGCTACATTTCTATTTAGACAATTTTTTATGAGCATTCCCGATGAACTCTGCGAAGCAGCTCGTATAGATGGAGCAGGACCTTTAAGGTTTTTCTTTGACACAATTCTTCCACTTTCGAAAACAAGTATTGCGGCTCTCTTTGTTATTTTATTTATTTATGGATGGAATCAATATTTATGGCCTTTACTTATAACTACTAAACAAAGCATGGGAACAATTATAATTGCCCTCACACAAATGATAGCCAACGATGGAACGACGCCATGGCATCTTGTCATGGGTGTTTCTCTCGTTGCTATGCTTCCTCCTGTCCTCGTTGTTGTTCTGATGCAAAAATGGTTTGTAAAAGGACTGATAGATTCCGAAAAATAATTAAAGGTAAAAATATGGCTAAAGTTCTACTTAAAAATTTAAAGAAATCGTATCAAAATACTCAAGTTATAAAAAATATAAATTTTGAAATCAATGACGGTGAATTTATCGTGGTGCTTGGTCCGAGTGGATGCGGAAAATCCACAATGTTACGTATGGTTGCAGGATTAGAAAATGTATCTGATGGCGAAATACACATCGGAGATTCAAATGTAACAAAATTGGAACCCAAAGATAGAAGCATTGCAATGGTGTTCCAAAATTATGCTTTATATCCTCATATGACTGTATATAAAAACATCGCATATGGTCTAAAATTACATAAAGTACCTAAATTGGAAATTGAAAAAAAAGTAAATAAAGCAGCTGAATTGCTTCAACTAAAAGAATTGCTCCATAGAAAACCAAATCAATTGAGTGGCGGACAAAGACAAAGAGTTGCTATGGGCAGAGCAATCGTTCGTGAGCCTAATGTCTTTTTATTCGATGAACCTCTGAGTAACTTAGATGCTAAACTCAGAACTCAAATGCGCTTTGAAATAAAAAATATCCATAGAAATGTGCAAACAACAAGCATATATGTAACTCATGATCAAATTGAGGCAATGACTTTAGCCGACAGAATCATGTTATTAAATAAGGGTGAAATTGAGCAGGTTGGAACACCCAGTGAACTTTATGAAAAACCCGCTTCGATATTTGTAGGCGGATTTATTGGAAATCCACCAATGAATTTTATTTCAGGACAAATTGCATCACAGTATGTAAGTTCAGATAAGTTAAATGAAACAACTGTTGTTGGAATAAGACCTGAAAAAATTCAAGTTTGTGATCAAAATTCTACAACTAAACAAAATGAATACTCGATTCCATTTGAAATAAAAATGTGTGAATCAATTGGTTATGAAACTTTAATTTATGGGATTATTGAAAAATCTGAAACGGAATTAATTGTGAAAGTTACAAAAAATACTTTTCATGATAGACAAAAAATATTTTTAAATATTTCAATATTTGATATACATTTATTTAATAAATTTACAGGAAAAAGAATAGAATAATTTAACTAAAATAATAGCAAAAATATAATTTTAAATAATTATATTAGTTAAAATATTTATTTTAACAATTTATCAAATTACACGGAGAATCAAAATGCCAATTAAAAAAAAATTAATTAATCAATTGATTTTTTTTTTGATATCACTTTTCACTATTATTGTATGTGATCTGTTTAAATGTTCTTTTGCTCTGGGTTCAGAAATAATCAATCAAAACGACAAGTCATCAAAAGAACCCTCAAAACACACAATAGCTCTATATGAAAAATATAGGAAAGAATTACCCTTTGCTGATAAAAGGGACTATGAAGAAGCAAAAAGAGGATTTATTGCTGCACCCAAATTCAAACAAGTGAGATCTGATAAAGGTCATCTCATATGGGATATGGAAAGTTATAGTTTCCTATTGAATCATAAACAATATCCGAGCATTCATCCTTCCTTACAACGCCAAGCTGAACTCAATATGGCATATGGTTTATATGAGGTGATACCTAAGAAAATTTATCAAGTACGTGGTTTTGATATTTCAAATATTACCTTTATTAAAAGCAAAACAGGATGGATTGTATTTGATCCTTTAATTTCAAGTGAAATGTCTAAGCTAGCATTGAATCTTGTAAATCAAAATTTAGGAACCTTTCCCATTAAAGCAGTAATCTATTCACACTCCCATGGTGATCATTTTGGTGGTATTCATGGAATAGTAAGCGAAGAAGATGTTAACTCTGGAAAAATTCAAATTATTGCTCCAAAAGGATTTATGGAAGAAGCTATTTCTGAAAACGTATATGCAGGAAATGCGATGAATAGGAGATTATATTATCAATATGGCATTTTATTACCACGAAATCCCTATGGCCATGTAGATCAAGCAATAGGAAAAAATCTATCCACTGGCACAATGGGTTTAATCCCACCAACTGTTTCTATAAAAAAAGATTATGAAACCATGGAAATAGATGGAGTGAAAATGATTTTTCAAAACACTCCCGGGACCGAAGCCCCTTCAGAAATGAATACTTATTTTCCTGACATGAAAGCTTTCTGGGCTGCAGAAAATATCACCAGTACCATTCATAATATTTATACATTGAGAGGAGCTTTAGTTAGAGATGCACTTAAATGGTCTAAACATATTAATGATTCATTATATCACTTTGGCAAAAATTCAGAAGTAATGTTTTCTTCACATTCTTGGCCTCGATGGGGAAATGAAAGAATTCAAGAAGTCATGCGTGCCCAACGAGATACCTATGCGAATTTAAATAATTCAGTGTTACACCTTGCTAATAAGGGTGTTACTATAAATGAAATTCACAATATTTATAAATTACCGACTATTTTACAAAAGCAATGGGCAGCTCATAGTTATCATGGTTCAGAAGGACACAACAGTAGAGCAGTTATTAATCGTTACCTTGGCTATTGGGACTCCAACCCTGCAACATTAATTCCTTTATCACCTAATGAATCCGCACCATTATATGTAGAAATGATGGGTGGTTCTGAAAAAATTATTGCAAAAGCTATAAAATTAAATGATGAAGGCAAATACA is a genomic window containing:
- a CDS encoding alkyl/aryl-sulfatase, giving the protein MPIKKKLINQLIFFLISLFTIIVCDLFKCSFALGSEIINQNDKSSKEPSKHTIALYEKYRKELPFADKRDYEEAKRGFIAAPKFKQVRSDKGHLIWDMESYSFLLNHKQYPSIHPSLQRQAELNMAYGLYEVIPKKIYQVRGFDISNITFIKSKTGWIVFDPLISSEMSKLALNLVNQNLGTFPIKAVIYSHSHGDHFGGIHGIVSEEDVNSGKIQIIAPKGFMEEAISENVYAGNAMNRRLYYQYGILLPRNPYGHVDQAIGKNLSTGTMGLIPPTVSIKKDYETMEIDGVKMIFQNTPGTEAPSEMNTYFPDMKAFWAAENITSTIHNIYTLRGALVRDALKWSKHINDSLYHFGKNSEVMFSSHSWPRWGNERIQEVMRAQRDTYANLNNSVLHLANKGVTINEIHNIYKLPTILQKQWAAHSYHGSEGHNSRAVINRYLGYWDSNPATLIPLSPNESAPLYVEMMGGSEKIIAKAIKLNDEGKYMHSIEILNKLVFAEPNHQRAKELLADVFEQIGYQKESTSLRNSFLAGAYELRHGIPKGNTPKSFGPKMVSAMSTELWLDYIGIRLGLNLPENIHFSINLFTPDNGEKFAIEFSNATLTNIKGFHAEKPDLAVTINRSDLENVMLYKTNLKSLEKERKVKIKGNRKVFEQLISMITEFNSSYEILPGTS
- the ugpA gene encoding sn-glycerol-3-phosphate ABC transporter permease UgpA, with protein sequence MEKRAIFNSRLFPYFFLAPQLLISFAFFFWPALLAIWQSFQKEDAFGLSSEFVWFENYIEIFKDSNYISAIFVTIIFSISVTLICLFFALFLAALANRIKAGKIFYQTLIICPYAVAPAIAGVLWFFLFSPSIGYLSNILHNLGFQWNPSLNGNHALILIILSASWKQISYNFLFYLASLQSIPKSLLEAASIDGASPVRRFIDIVIPLISPTTFFLFIMNMIYTFFDTFGIIYTTTHGGPGYSTTNLVYKVYVDGIVNLNLGSSAAQSVILMIFVSFITILHFRFVEKKVHY
- a CDS encoding histone deacetylase family protein; this encodes MKIFYSSLQKKHVIKKEVYNGKAHSYNDKVSRIDSILKAFKIAGNYEIVVPDILPYDALLSVHDEDYLKFLESAQNLKNDEIICPYVFPCDNRISRHEPFIPKRAGYYCFDAGTSLMNHTWSAAVASASAAYSAAMHTKKTGEATYALCRPPGHHASKNMFGGYCYLNNTAIAAKYLVRSGNVMIIDFDFHHGNGTQSIFYDSSDIFYLSIHAHPKIEYPYFTGFEDEIGIDDGVNYNLNIPLMPLCSPKEYFIALQKGIKKAFKIMDPDYIILSAGFDIEAGDPIGHFNMSIDDFYILGKELKLLNKPTIILQEGGYLVAELGKNVESFLNGFQS
- the ugpB gene encoding sn-glycerol-3-phosphate ABC transporter substrate-binding protein UgpB; this encodes MKIKAISSLILITYISPAFSATDIQFWHGLSGQAAEVIGDLTKEFNKSQNEYKVTAIRKGNYQETMIAGIAAYRSKKQPDIIQIYEVGTATMINAKGATIPISKLMTDNKIEFDTKDIILPVRSYYSSGDQLLSFPFNSSAPIMYYNKNLFKKAGLDVNNPPKTWDELFLYAEKIKKSNPKKCGFTTTWPAWIQLENFSAWHNVSYASQSNGMEGNSPTLKFNSQTHIKHWENIQKAYKEGYFTYFGRTTEAELSFTTEKCGIILDSTGSYGKVKEANIDFAVSQLPYYDKVTGAPQNTIIGGASLWVFNGISKEKQAGAAKFILFLSRPEIMSKWHQLSGYLPVTQTSFDHSKKQGFYEKNPGFTVAISELTNKAPSENSKGLRIIGLPNIRNIVEANFESMLSEKMTAQKALDDAVEKGNDIIKKAGR
- a CDS encoding glycerophosphoryl diester phosphodiesterase translates to MLSKLKIPRIIGHRGAKGYAPENTLSSFRKAKELGASWVEFDVKETEDGVLVIMHDDDLDRTTNGKGPMAKTPWKEVKELDAGAWFNETFKGEKIPTFEETLLLLKELNLGANIEIKPCINRDERTAVAVANTILNKWPKELPPPLVSSFSMEALKFAKRTHSELIIGALFETLPADWEKIAKEVQAQTINIDQDIITLELISKINNKGYPVLAYTVNDKKRANDLFNLGVHSIFTDYPWKD
- a CDS encoding ABC transporter ATP-binding protein; the protein is MAKVLLKNLKKSYQNTQVIKNINFEINDGEFIVVLGPSGCGKSTMLRMVAGLENVSDGEIHIGDSNVTKLEPKDRSIAMVFQNYALYPHMTVYKNIAYGLKLHKVPKLEIEKKVNKAAELLQLKELLHRKPNQLSGGQRQRVAMGRAIVREPNVFLFDEPLSNLDAKLRTQMRFEIKNIHRNVQTTSIYVTHDQIEAMTLADRIMLLNKGEIEQVGTPSELYEKPASIFVGGFIGNPPMNFISGQIASQYVSSDKLNETTVVGIRPEKIQVCDQNSTTKQNEYSIPFEIKMCESIGYETLIYGIIEKSETELIVKVTKNTFHDRQKIFLNISIFDIHLFNKFTGKRIE
- the ugpE gene encoding sn-glycerol-3-phosphate ABC transporter permease UgpE; the encoded protein is METKRNFSTALSHIILIIGIIVIIFPIYYALVTSSQTLQTILSGKTTLMPGGNFIENYKEIFSTDKNIIQGISIWRLLFNSLIVTLCITLGKTTISIMSAYAIVYFKFPLQKISFALIFLTLMLPIEVRIVPTFQMAANLNFLDTFQGLSVPLIASATATFLFRQFFMSIPDELCEAARIDGAGPLRFFFDTILPLSKTSIAALFVILFIYGWNQYLWPLLITTKQSMGTIIIALTQMIANDGTTPWHLVMGVSLVAMLPPVLVVVLMQKWFVKGLIDSEK